One window of the Mixophyes fleayi isolate aMixFle1 chromosome 6, aMixFle1.hap1, whole genome shotgun sequence genome contains the following:
- the CCDC47 gene encoding PAT complex subunit CCDC47 translates to MFPFPRLLFTLLLLLVASSSAKFQEFDDGDDVAEYDDNDFAEFEDTVDEATTMHPPHQLPPDEEEEEEEEDDEEATVEVEGQEEFELDTEGQEGDTDNEPYDDEEFEGYEDKIDTGSSIKSKDPITIVDVPAHLQNSWESYYMEILMVTGLLAYIMNYIIGKNKNSRLAQAWFNSHRELLESNFSLVGDDGTSKDAVSTGKLNQENEHIYNLWCSGRLCCEGMLIQLKFLKRQDLLNVLARMMRPACDQVQIKVMMNEEDMDTYVFAVGTRKTLARLQKEMQDLSEFCSDKPKSAAKLGLPESLAILSEMGEVTDGVLDTKMVHFLTHYADKIESIHFSDQFSGPKIMQEEGQPLKLPETKRTLQFTFNVPGAGNASVKDMESLLPLMNMVIYSIDKVKKFRLNREGKLKADKNRSRVEENFLKLTHVQRQEAAQTRREEKKRAEKERIMNEEDPDKQRRLEEAAQRREQKKMEKKQMKMKQIKVKAM, encoded by the exons ATGTTCCCCTTTCCCCGCTTGCTGTtcaccctcctcctcctgctggtTGCCAGCTCCAGTGCCAAGTTCCAAGAGTTTGATGACGGTGATGATGTAGCTGAGTATGATGACAATGACTTTGCTGAGTTTGAGGATACTGTAGATGAGGCCACAACCATGCATCCTCCCCACCAGCTGCCACCCgatgaggaagaagaagaggaggaggaggatgacgaGGAAGCCACAGTAGAGGTGGAGGGACAGGAAGAATTTGAACTAGATACAGAGGGACAA GAAGGTGACACAGACAATGAGCCATATGATGATGAAGAGTTTGAAGGTTATGAAGACAAAATTGATACTGGAAGTTCCATCAAGAGCAAGGATCCTATTACCATTGTGGAT GTTCCTGCTCACCTTCAGAATAGTTGGGAGAGCTATTACATGGAGATACTAATGGTAACTGGGCTCTTGGCATATATCATGAACTACATCATTGGTAAAAACAAGAACAGCCGTCTGGCACAGGCATGGTTCAACTCTCACCGCGAGCTTCTGGAGAGTAATTTCTCTCTCGTTG GGGACGATGGGACAAGTAAAGATGCAGTAAGCACTGGGAAACTGAACCAGGAGAATGAACACATCTACAACCTTTGGTGCTCAGGACGACTGTGCTGCGAGGGCATGCTGATTCAACTCAAG TTTTTGAAACGCCAGGACTTGCTTAATGTGTTAGCTCGCATGATGCGCCCAGCGTGTGATCAAGTG CAAATAAAAGTGATGATGAATGAGGAGGACATGGACACATACGTGTTTGCTGTTGGGACTCGGAAGACCCTTGCTCGGCTGCAGAAAGAAATGCAGGACTTG AGTGAGTTTTGCAGTGACAAACCCAAGTCTGCAGCCAAGCTGGGTCTCCCGGAGTCTCTAGCCATTTTATCTGAGATGGGAGAGGTGACAGATGGTGTCCTGGACACTAAG ATGGTTCATTTCCTAACGCATTACGCTGATAAAATTGAATCCATCCATTTCTCGGACCAATTTTCTGGTCCAAAGATTATGCAAGA GGAGGGTCAGCCTCTCAAACTGCCAGAAACCAAGCGGACTCTTCAGTTTACATTTAACG TGCCTGGAGCTGGAAATGCAAGTGTAAAAGACATGGAATCCCTTCTGCCACTGATGAACATGGTGATTTACAGCATTGATAAAGTGAAAAAGTTCCGTCTGAACAGAGAG GGGAAGCTGAAAGCTGATAAGAACCGTTCTCGCGTGGAGGAGAACTTCCTGAAGCTTACACATGTGCAACGCCAAGAGGCGGCTCAGACCCGCCGCGAGGAGAAGAAGCGAGCAGAAAAAGAGCGCATCATGAATGAGGAGGATCCTGACAAGCAACGGCGGCTGGAG GAAGCTGCTCAGCGCAGGGAACAGAAGAAGATGGAGAAGAAACAGATGAAAATGAAGCAGATTAAAGTGAAGGCCATGTAA